Part of the Paenibacillus sp. FSL R7-0273 genome is shown below.
CAGCCGCAGCCTGTATGTCATTCTGCCTTACCGCACAACTAATTAATGCCGCTGTTCCGCATCTGTGGATAAGTGGTGGAAAGGATAAAAAACATGAAAAAAATACTTATCCACAGTGGATATATTAAGCTCGACCAGTTTTTGAAGCTCTCTGATTGTGTATCCACAGGGGGAATGGCAAAGGCTCTGCTCCAGGAGGGTCATGTGCTTGTTAACGGGGAAGTGGAAGAACGGCGTGGAAGAAAGCTCTATCCTGGTGATAGAATAGAGGTTCAGGATAACGGCGTTTTCGAGGTTGAAGGCGGCGGAATACAAGAGTAGTACTTCGGGGAGGCCTAAGCTTAGTGTTTGTTAAAAATATCGGTCTGCAGCATTATCGCAACTATGGGCTGCTGCGTCTGGAAAGCCTGGGCGATGTCAATCTGATTCTCGGCCGGAACGCCCAAGGCAAGACAAACCTCATGGAGGCTCTGTTTGTACTGGCTATGACTAAAAGCCACCGCACCTCCAAAGACAAGGAGCTAATCTCGTTTGATGCTCCGGCGGGCTCCGCACAGATTGTCGCTGAAGTTGAGCGCAAATACGGGGATCTCAAGCTGGAGCTGACCTTGTCCGGCGGAGGTAAGAAGGCTAAAATAAATGGACTGGAGCAGCGGCGCTTAAGTGAATTCGTCGGCTCGCTCAATGTGGTCATGTTCGCTCCGGAGGATCTGGAGATTGTCAAAGGTACGCCGGGTATACGCCGCCGTTTTCTCGATATGGAAATCGGCCAGGTGCAGCCCAGCTACCTTTTTCACTTACAGCAGTATCAAAAGGTGCTGCTCCAGCGGGGCAATCTGCTGAAGCAGCTGTGGGGTAAGGAAGCTGCCGGTAAAGAGCTTCTGGAGATATGGGATGCCCAACTTGTGGACCATGGTGTTAAAATCGTCAAAAAAAGGAAACAATTCATAAAGAAGCTGCAGATTTGGGCCGAAAGCATTCACCGGGGCATTACGAACGGGGGAGAAGAGCTCAAGCTGCTGTATGTTCCCTCGTTCGGTGAGCGCGAGGAGGAAGATGAAGCTGTTTTATTGGACAAATTTATGTTAAAGTTATCACAAACGAGAGAACAGGAAATTAGGCGCGGCATGACGCTGACGGGTCCCCATAGGGATGACCTGTCCTTTTTTATCAACGGAAGAGAAGCTCAGGTCTACGGCTCCCAGGGACAGCAGCGTACGGCAGCTTTATCGCTCAAGCTGGCGGAAATTGAACTGATCCATGAGGAGATCGGGGAGTATCCTGTGCTGCTTCTTGATGATGTTTTGTCCGAACTTGATCCCTATCGTCAGACCCAGCTT
Proteins encoded:
- the yaaA gene encoding S4 domain-containing protein YaaA, with the translated sequence MKKILIHSGYIKLDQFLKLSDCVSTGGMAKALLQEGHVLVNGEVEERRGRKLYPGDRIEVQDNGVFEVEGGGIQE
- the recF gene encoding DNA replication/repair protein RecF (All proteins in this family for which functions are known are DNA-binding proteins that assist the filamentation of RecA onto DNA for the initiation of recombination or recombinational repair.); translated protein: MFVKNIGLQHYRNYGLLRLESLGDVNLILGRNAQGKTNLMEALFVLAMTKSHRTSKDKELISFDAPAGSAQIVAEVERKYGDLKLELTLSGGGKKAKINGLEQRRLSEFVGSLNVVMFAPEDLEIVKGTPGIRRRFLDMEIGQVQPSYLFHLQQYQKVLLQRGNLLKQLWGKEAAGKELLEIWDAQLVDHGVKIVKKRKQFIKKLQIWAESIHRGITNGGEELKLLYVPSFGEREEEDEAVLLDKFMLKLSQTREQEIRRGMTLTGPHRDDLSFFINGREAQVYGSQGQQRTAALSLKLAEIELIHEEIGEYPVLLLDDVLSELDPYRQTQLIETFQSKVQTFITATDVESLNADKLKGASLYHVHDGKVEI